The Rattus rattus isolate New Zealand chromosome 13, Rrattus_CSIRO_v1, whole genome shotgun sequence nucleotide sequence TAACCCTGTACTATTATTGCCCTACTTAAGATCTACCAAATTCCCTCTACACATTATTATCCCATCTGACATAGGCCATTTTGTCAGGACAGAGACATCCATAATAAATGCACATTAGCCTAGGACCTCATGAATACTAGGCAAATATTCTATCACTGAGCTTAACCCCAgccctatttttactttttatttgagaCACTCTCATTAACTAACTTAGACtggtgctggggaaatggctcagtggttagaataCTAGCTGCTTCTGCAGGGTtcattcctaacacccacacagagggtcacaactacctataactccagttccaggggatctgacacctgcCTCCAGTCTCTGTGGGCACACATGAGTGCACagtcatgcatgcagacaaaacacccatagacataaaataataagtattttaaaagttacttagaTTGATCTTAAACTTGTGATCTTGCTTCAGACTCCTGAGTAGCTGGATGATCGACCCATACCATTTTAATTAGTATTATTAAGTTTACCTTACAATACTATATCTTTACATATAATTTATGgataatatataatgatatataatgacatatatgtatatgttccaCTGATTGACTtttggtggggttttgttgtttgttggagacaggatctcagtatgtagtctggaactcactatgcagaccaggccagcttctgcctctcaagtgctgggaataaaagggTGCACCAACATGCACAGCTCTTGCATTTTAAGAGTAACTCCTTTCATTAAAAGTAAATCTTGATTCTGCTATGATTAGGCCAAACTCTTTTCACCATAACTAAAAATGATGAACAGCCCATTGAATTAGACcccattaaaaacataaaagctaTCTATctcttacaatttttaaaaaaaaaattacctaccTAAATTAACTCTACTAtatcttaaaaaactaaaatatttgttcttttcccTCAAAATTTCTCCCAAATACAAGTGCTGTGTCCATAACTCCAGAAGACTTGAGAACATATTGAGGAAAAGTTTTAACTTTAAACTTACTTATGAGATTTTATGCACATTTCCTGCTAACATTTTACCAAAGTGGTTAACCTGAGCAGCTGTTTCCTAGGTAACTACCTCTGGAGACTGTGTTCTAGCACTGCACTGTTCAGAGGGATGTTACATTTtataggaggagaaaaaaaaaaaacataagaatcAGCAATATGTTCCCATGTGAAAAATTagcttaaagacaaaaaaaattaaaagaaggggGTGGCAGGTGATAGCCCAGACAGCCCTATTCAAGTTTATGAATGATCTACTCCTCAGGACGGCAGGACTTAATGCAAATGAGCACAAAGGAAACTGTCAGCTGCATTATGCGTCGGACCAATAGAAGCACAGCTCCATCTTGGCTGTGCACTAGACTGCATTACAGACGGTACCATCGCCTCAGCAGCATCTTTCCAGACAAGAGGTAGGTTTATTTGATCCTTTTTATTCAGCAGTCTATACCCTTATGAAGCAGTAGGAAAATATTTTACCACAAAAGCCAGAAAGCATTATGCCTGCTAAAGACGTAAAACTGTACTGACCCATTATTTGGTAAGATTCTGTCATGAAAATGACGGCCGCCTCGTGCTATTTGATAAGCATCCTTACCATCTGTGCCCTAATGGAAAATTCATTACATTTCCTACTAATCTGATCTCTACCCAGACCATAAGTAAGACAAAAGCATTTGATGTTTAACCTGAGTCTCGctaatttcattttctcaaagcaGATTTATTTCAGTAGCTTGGTCTGTCTTAACAAAGGATGTtctcaaaggaaaacatctaaaaTAATAGCAGAAAGCCTTTGGCTAAAGCTTTCTGATTGTATGTACAAATCATGCTAGCTGGTAAAGAGCAGTTACAAGAAAGTTTGTATTTCAACGAATAAGATAattcaaattatttatattttactttgagTACTAATGTAGAGAATGCCAAGAAAATGCcagttaaatttttatataaaaattctttAACATGTATCATTATGTGAGTTGTATTATATTGTAAACAGAGATAACTTACAAAGCATCGGATTTTCCTAacatcttaattaaaataattcctcACAGTAAAATCTTACCATACAATATAAGCCATGTTATTATACAGcaatcttttaaaatatccttaAATTACAAGCCacacaaaaaattaaagtaattaagTACTGATACATCCAAATTCAGTCTGATAAAGTACATCTTAAAATGAAGTATGTCCTCAGTAGCACTGGCTACGGTAGAAGAGTGATTCTACGAAGTGGAATTACTTTCCCAGCTCATAAGCGTCCAAATGTCTGAACAGCATGTGAAGATGAAACCCTACTCAGTGGGTGCCGCTCTGCATGCACTTAACACTCTGCTTACCCAGCTGCCCTTTACCTGGATGCTAAGGGCATTTACTcctagggttttcttttctttttaacttctgcttttcataatttctattccttctgtttcttagcATTCAGGTTAAACAGACAGATTATCTCTTGAGAAACTCAAAGGTTGCTGTAACAAGACACTAGATCTCAAGTTCAGCACAGCAGGTTAATTACCCAGAAACCATTCTGCTTACCATACGATATGGGAACCaggtaatataaaaataactgtCAATTAACAGTTAATTTACGCTTTAAAATTTCAAACTGATCTACTATTAGCATAAATGGAGGTCTGTTACTGCTCACCAAATCATCTTTCAAGTATCCCCTATCTCAGAATCTCAGAACCTAACTGAATAGTGGCTCTACATTTAAAGGCTATTATAATTAACTGATCATATTTCAAAGTGGTATGCTTAAAAGTACCAGAGAATTAAGTTTACCAGTTTTCATGTAACTAGAGCTAAATCATAATTTCTAATCTGGTGATCAAAGGTCACAAGACCTAGCCCCATAAATATTCCACTGGAGCCTTTTGAAAAGGATGAAAAACAGGTATGaggaatatagaaaaaaaaaataaaacaaaactagaaatcaTATGATTTTCTTTCAAGCTTCCCATCcctataataaaattataaaggggGATCCACAAATGTATTTCTAATCATTTTCTCCCAGTTTTTATAATGTGCTTAAAgcatttcctttataaaaatttaatcttAATTTGAAAAACGTAGTCCAGAATAGGACACCTTCATGGTGTACTTCTTTCAGGTGCTTAAGTACACCATTGCCATAAAATGTAGTCTTTACCTTGAGTCTGACACACAGCAGGACTACTGAGCTCTTCTGTACTTTGAAGGACTACACATTTAACTGCAGGGGCAGTGACGCCTACTACCCAGGCCTTACGTGTTTCAGGTGTCCAGCAGTTAACTAAAGCAACACTGTTTTGACCTCCTCATCAGCTTCAGCACTGTCGGAAGTGGCGAAGTGTGTAACATACGCCTCGCCTTGGAACAGCACCCCAGTCACTGCTCTTTACCCgaccacagtttttttttttttttttttggttcttttttttggagctggggacccgaacccagggccttgcgcttcctaggcaagcgctctaccactgagctaaatccccaacccggaccACAGTAACTCTTACGACGGGAAGGATTTAGTagaaggctggcttacagtttcagcggGCTAGTCCaccatcatcatggtgggaacatggcagcatacaggcaggtaCTGGGGCAGTAACTGacagctacatcctgatccacaggaaAAAAGCCTAGGCCTGGTatgtgcttttgaaacctcaaagctacctccagtgacagacttcctccaacaaggccacacctcctaatcctaaTCATGGCACTCCCCGGTTGAATATATAAGCCTATGAggaaccattcttattcaaactaccactcCTAAACTGCTCAGACACTTTCGGCAGAGCACATAAATACCTTTGGCAAACATACTGTTACTCCATGGTCATCGTGAAACATTATATGAATTTTCACGTGTAAGTTGGTATATAAGACAGTGGCAGAGTGTTCTCCTAGCACACATAGTTTCTGAAATCTGAGTCTTCCTATATCTATCACTATTACCTCTGCTCTTCAAAAAGAATCTGAAAACTCATTTATGTTAACATAAAAGCAACTGTGACAATATGTGGTCTCCTTGCAAGAATATTCACACTATACTAGTGTCCTAAACCTTAAAGATGCTTCAAAAGCCAATTATCTTAAAGTCACATGGGaagtatgcacatacatgtgcctgtattgaaacaacacacacacacacacacacacacacacacacacacacacacacacacacacacagacacacacctagaTTTTGTCTCTCTGTAACCAGGTTTCCGAGTACTTACATTTGTATCTGTGTTGTTTAGACTCAGAAGAGGCATCACTTAACACTGCATTATGGCAGTGGTACCAGCAactgctgtcatttttccatAAAAATGCATTCCACAGGTCTGTATCAGATGAGGTCCTAGAACTAAAGGGGGAAATGGACCTACATCCCCAGATGCTGTCTCCAGTTGATTGCCACTATGCagataaaaattacttttctctAGGGGAAATctcactgggaaaacaagccACTCTTAAGGGCAGGATGAGGCATGCTCAGCTGTTGATGGCCAACAGCAAATGAACTCAGTGGCCTACCTGGAGGGTCTTTGGGCCACAGTGAACTCATGGCTTCTAGCATTATGTTTTATGAGACCCCTGTATGTATAAATGGgtgtttctcttttgctttggtttggcttttttatactgttgatttgtttttgttttatttttattatcattctttagatgcctatttgttttctaaggagagacaggaatggatccagatgggagggtATTGAAGAAGAACTGAGAGGCATATGAGGttgggaaactataatcagaatattatatggaaaaatctattttaatttaaaaaaaaaaaagaatgtactcAAGAGAACAGTCCAAGGACAAGGTAATTTTGAAATCCTCCATCTAGAGACATAGcttgaaaataatgaaatgtaCCATGAAGTGACATGCCTCGCCTACTGAGAAGGTATGTCCCTCAACTAACAAGTAATTCAATCACATGCACCCATTAAATCTGTTGCCTCTCACTGAAGAATGAAGAATAACAATGCACATGAAACAGAGTctcaaatgcaaacaaaacaggtATTTAAGCCTTTACTTCTGGCTTCAGATAATCTAACCTTCAAAATATAGGAAGCAAGCAAGAGGCTAGCCAGAGAGATAGGACTTTGTAAAAACAAACGACttagaacagaaactaaaaccttataaaacataactttataaaattataaaattctgtttacgaggaaaacaaagaaatttaacCAATATGAACTCACAGTCTGGGTGTGGAAACACTCTGCTTGTATTTAGAAACAGTCTTCATCTTTTACAAATAAGTACTGAAAGCCAGGCGggagtggtgcatacctttaatctcagcacgccaagaagcagagggaggcagatctctaagttcaaggccagcctaatctacagagcaggttccaacACAGTCTGgattgcacaaaacaaaaaaacaaacaaaaatcctgcctcaaaaaaaaaaaaaaaaaaaaaaaaaaaaaaaaggcaaccaaACAAAGAAGTGCTGAATTATTTCTGGATAAAATGGTGTTGCTTTCCAATGAGGCATGTGACAGACACACGAAGGTGAACACAGAATGCCCAACTACTGATAACGACAGAGCATGAGCACACGGGCTCGTTACAGGctctttgcttttttgagacaaaggtcTCACTATAAAGCTCAGACTCATCTGGAGCTCCtactgtagcctaggctagccgcAAACTCATGTtcttcctgctcctgtctcccAGTGCCTAGACCACAGGCACCTACCGCAATGCCATGGGTATTATATTCTTTATGTACTAGGTTGACATTTTctttacatacacataaaaacatacacataaaagacaTCTCTACCAGTTAGAAAATTGTAGACTCAGTATACACAGTGGATAAGACATTTGTTGTCAATATACATGAAACTGTTTACGAGAATGTAGTGAAGTAGAGAAAATATTACTggcaaattaaataaattaaattgtgATTTTATTCCTTTACTTTAACTGTATAGGCATTAATGACTGTTTTCAAAAagacttaaaatgttttttaaaaatcaagataataagctgggcagtggtagtacCCAGCTTTAgtctgagggaggcagaggaaggcagatctctgtcagtttgatGCCaagcagccttgtctacagagcaagttccaggacaaccaaggttacacagaaaaaccttatttaaagagaaaaaaaaaaaaaaatcaagatagtGGTGGCATATAACCTTAATCTTAGCCTTttgaaaacagaagcaggtggatctctgttgagttcaaggccagcctggtctacagagtaagttccaggatagctagggatacttaaagaaacattgtctcaagaGAAttgaattaaaagcaaaacaaaacaaacaaaaaatatcaagATAGTGGTGGCATGTGTCTTTAATCTGAGGACTTGAGAAGCAGACAGATGAGTTTCTGAaagtcagccaaggctacacaatgagaccccacctcaaaaaacaaaaaaaacaaaacaaaaaaaaacctatagaTTTTCTGTTACAGCAAATTTTCAATCTTCACACTCTCATGTAAGATATAACAagtcaacaaaatcaaaaaatacTGAAATCAGCAAGAATAGTAATGCACTTTTTTGATTGTTTGTACATGCtgagcccagggagtggcaggattagaagacATGGcattattggagtaggtgtgtcactgtgggcttgggtgTAAGACCctccctcaccctagctgcctggaagccagtcttccactagcagccttcagatgaagatgtagaactctcaactcctcctgcaccatgcctgcctggatgtttccatgctcctgccttgatgataatgtactgaacctctgaacctgtaagccagccccaattaaatgttgtccttggtcatggtgtctgttcacagcagtaaaaccctaactaagataactATTACAATCCAAGCACtaagaaggcaaagaaaaaaaaaagatccaaagttcaaagtcagcctcatctacatacCAAACTTAAGACCATGATGAgtttatcatttaaaaacaaaaacaaaacaccaaaaataaattccaaggggttggggatttagctcagcggtagagcacttgcctagcaagcgcaggccctgggttcagtccccagctccgaaaaaaagaaaaaagaaaaaaataaataaataaattccaagGAAGTAGCCCGATGGtgtaaaaacagaaatttaactCAGTAGCTTTCTTCATGAAATAAACAATCAACACTTCTTAAAGGATTAAATTtgtctacttttttaaaattacattttatccaTGGGAAAAGACCATTGTACATGCCACAGAATGcaaacagaggtcagagagaaacTTGCAAGTCACCACGTAGATCTCAGAGATCAAATTCAACTCATTAGGCTTAGCTGCAGCTGTCTTTACCTCCTgcgccatcttgccagccctaagCTTATCCATTTTAAATATCTCTGGCCGCTTatgtttatgaaatatttaagacAATTATTGACATAGCTAATACTACCAACAGTATCATGACTTCATAGTCAACTTatctaaaactttattttatcctCATTCTGAAAACTGACAgtatttggcttttctttttctgttattttatatcAGCTACCATTTGTAGATTCAAATCAAAGCTAACAGAAGTGGCAATAAGAGACAGAAACACCTTAACCAAAGAAGGTAAGGAGGACCTAAAGGGGATGACAAGACTTCCCATGGCCTTAGACCATTGCTCACTGACCACTGCTGTAGCCAAGCTTCAAGCTGGTAGGTGCTTCCCTTTATTAGCTGTAAATTCCACAAgcaaatcttttttctttctgtgtgtggatGAATCCCAGACACAAATATTATATAAGTGAAATGCATAAAAACTAGAATATAATTAACTAATtggtataaatacacacaaaaaaaatatattaattccaTCATTAATTCTGTTAGACAGTAAATCCACAGTGTCTACATAAATTTACTAAGGAATTTTAGTGCTGAGATCTGAATGCACAATCTGTAGTttggttatatatatattcattttcttcctttgtgtagATTCCAAACAGCAGTACAAAAAGTGGAGTCTCAAGGATGGCCTCCAGCCACTGGAATGAAACCACAACCTCTGTTTACCAGTACCTTGGGTTTCAAGTGCAAAAGATTTACCCTTTCCATGATAACTGGAACACTGCCTGCTTTGTCATCCTGCTTCTGTTCATATTTACTGTGGTGTCCTTGGTTGTACTGGCTTTTCTTTATGAGGTACTtgactgctgctgctgtgcaAAGAACAAAACTGTGAAGGACTTGAAAAGCGAGCCGAATCCTCTCAGAAGTATGATGGACAACATCAGAAAACGTGACAGTGAGGTGGTCTAGCCTTCCACGGAAGATAAACAAAAGCTTTAAGAACAGCCGTCCGCCTCTTCTGAGGAAAATGAAACTTTCCTGAGGCCAACCTTTATTACAAAATTGATCTGACTTTGAATGACTAAAAGAATTctagtagaaaagaaaacatgtgaaATGTGCACTCTCGTGTATGTATCCTCATTAAATATGCAGTTCATAGTGTGAACTTACCAGTCTACTTAATACAGCATCTCAAAAACTAGATGAACATTCCCAGCACATTAAGCAGCAATattccagtttccaggcaaactaTAAGAAATAAGCACAGCTGACTGCTAAAATAAGTCATTCTGTACAAGGTCACGCAGATTAAAAAGTAGTATTTAGGTAGCAAAATCCTACTGTTAAAATGTgcctctaggggttggggatttagttcagtggaagagtgcttgcctagcaagcgcaaggccctgggttcggtcctcagctccaaaaaaaaaaaaaaaaaaaagtgcctctAAACCCAGAATAAAGCATGTCCATCCAGAATTCCTTGGTTACAGTACAAGGAAGGGATgatctatagcccaggctaacctcaatcTTGCAGCAACCATACTGCCCCAACCTCCAAAGTGacaggattataggcatgtggcACCATGGCATAAAGTCCCTATTGATTTAAAACTGACTGAAGACAATGTATTTTTAATGACTTGCCTTCCACACACATTAGTGTTAATATGAATGTATCTCAAATGATCAGGAAGGTCACCAAGTATGGTTCCCACAAACTCACTTGTTTTTGATCTAGAAGCCGAGGTTACTTCCAAACTGAAACTACACCTGTAAATTACATTTCTCTaaagtattcttttatttttacttctcttACCCACTCTATCAAGATCTAATGATACTCAATGTACAAAAAACTGCTAAGAAAAGTGAAAAGCTTTTGTTAGAGCTGACAGAGTTTTGGaggcttgggtttggtttgggatttattttactttttgtcttcatttttccagacagggtttctctgtttagcgttggctattctagaactcactctgtagaccaagctggcctcaaactcactgagacccaccttcctctgactcccaagtgctgggattaaaggcatgtgccaccattaccCAGCAAgattggttgtgtgtgtgtatttttatgtatagGAATGTTTTGTTGCATGAACAGAAGAGGACTTCGGATCCTATGGAACTACAATTatataggtgtttgtgagcctcCATATGGGGCTTGGAATTGACTCACGACTTctagaagagaagccagtgctctgaacactgggccatctctccattcccctaGGAtttatgacaattttattttacttattttgaggTGCAGCCCAAGCTAGCCTCCACTCTCCAATTACAGGGATTACAGGTTTACACTACCACACCTGTctctaagaaaaatattaaagacattagACACCTACTAAGAATGGTGGCCGTCTGGGGATTAGAAGGTAATTTCATAGGTAAAGAATTTGCCATACAGTGAGGATCTAAATCCAGACTCCCAAACCCACATAAAGACAGTGGTCAAGGCTGTAACCCAGCACTCATAAGCAAGAGACAAGATAACCTCCCCAAGTTTATCCAGGTGGCTGGGGAGAAGCCCTGTTTcaagatgaaaggaaaggaaaaaaataaataaataaataaaaaaaaaaaaagaatgtatattcctttgtgtggggttggggatttaagctcagtggtaggcgcttgcctaggaagcgcaaggccctgggttcgatcccagctcgaaaaaaagaaccaaaaaaaaaaaaaaaaaaaaggaaaggaaaacacagttgtcttctggcctctacttTGCATGTTACAAGTGAGcacacatttcttaaaaaaacaatgtAGTAGTTTAGGCCAcatgtggtggcacaagcctgtaatcccaacacccatgaagtagaggcaggagaccaAGGTggccagaccctgcctcaaaaaggaaggaagggaggagggaaggaagggagggag carries:
- the Smim18 gene encoding small integral membrane protein 18, whose translation is MASSHWNETTTSVYQYLGFQVQKIYPFHDNWNTACFVILLLFIFTVVSLVVLAFLYEVLDCCCCAKNKTVKDLKSEPNPLRSMMDNIRKRDSEVV